From the genome of Polyangiaceae bacterium, one region includes:
- a CDS encoding cation diffusion facilitator family transporter, with translation MSSEDHSTSHIVQSLAANLAIAVGKGVVAFITGSGALLAETLHSAADCGNQLLLLLGVNRARKPPDPSHPLGYGRALYFWSFLVALLLFTGGGVFSIYEGIHKLGHPEPVEKVHLGLGILGFSLLIEGGATISNIREMNRRRGSKPFFQYLRDTKDSDLIVVFGENAAATLGLVLASAALTAAYFTHDPKWDAIGSIAIGVVLVAVAVFLATEVKSLLLGEAADPEVDKAVRDTASAHPKIERVLHVITMQQGPGEVLVAVKVSFSTQTTFEEVCVAINEFETNLRKLRPDVRWCFVEPDIPRQAVAA, from the coding sequence GTGTCCTCCGAAGACCATTCCACTTCCCACATCGTTCAATCGCTCGCAGCCAATCTCGCCATTGCAGTCGGCAAAGGCGTCGTCGCCTTCATCACCGGCTCGGGCGCGCTGCTCGCTGAAACCCTGCATTCAGCAGCCGATTGCGGCAATCAATTGCTGCTTTTGCTCGGCGTCAATCGAGCTCGAAAACCGCCGGATCCTTCGCATCCGCTCGGATACGGCCGAGCTCTCTACTTTTGGTCCTTTCTCGTCGCACTCCTCTTGTTCACGGGCGGCGGCGTGTTTTCCATTTACGAAGGCATTCACAAACTCGGCCATCCGGAACCCGTCGAAAAAGTTCACCTGGGCCTCGGAATCCTGGGTTTTTCCTTGCTGATCGAAGGTGGCGCGACCATCTCGAACATCCGCGAAATGAACCGCCGCCGCGGGTCAAAACCCTTTTTCCAATACCTGCGCGACACGAAAGACAGCGATCTCATCGTCGTCTTCGGTGAAAATGCCGCCGCAACGCTGGGCCTCGTCCTCGCGTCCGCAGCGCTCACCGCCGCGTACTTCACACACGATCCCAAGTGGGATGCCATCGGCAGCATCGCCATCGGCGTCGTGCTCGTCGCCGTCGCCGTCTTCTTGGCAACCGAAGTCAAGTCACTCTTGCTCGGCGAAGCGGCCGATCCCGAGGTCGACAAGGCCGTACGCGACACCGCTTCGGCACATCCCAAGATCGAACGCGTGCTTCACGTCATCACCATGCAGCAAGGCCCAGGCGAAGTGCTGGTGGCCGTCAAGGTGAGTTTTTCAACCCAAACGACCTTCGAGGAAGTTTGTGTAGCAATCAATGAGTTCGAGACGAACTTGCGCAAGCTGCGCCCCGACGTCCGGTGGTGCTTCGTCGAGCCGGACATCCCGCGACAAGCCGTCGCGGCGTGA